One Curtobacterium herbarum genomic window carries:
- a CDS encoding SRPBCC family protein, translated as MPVVESRCVVPVEVAVAFAVSQTQGAIRKRWDPFIRRQHLVGGATVPGKGVRTWTVQRFGFAMESEYVSYNPPSNVGMKMTKGSWFFERMGGGWRFSPAEGQPGHTLAVWRYNFTCRPRWLAPLAERIGVLVLQRDIDRRIAGFARGCSDPVVLAHVAGTPAA; from the coding sequence GTGCCTGTCGTCGAGTCCCGCTGCGTCGTCCCGGTCGAGGTGGCGGTCGCGTTCGCCGTCTCGCAGACCCAGGGCGCGATCCGGAAGCGGTGGGACCCGTTCATCCGCCGCCAGCACCTGGTCGGCGGCGCGACCGTGCCGGGCAAGGGCGTCCGCACCTGGACCGTGCAGCGGTTCGGCTTCGCGATGGAGAGCGAGTACGTCTCGTACAACCCGCCGTCGAACGTGGGCATGAAGATGACGAAGGGCTCGTGGTTCTTCGAGCGGATGGGCGGCGGCTGGCGCTTCAGCCCGGCCGAGGGGCAGCCGGGGCACACGCTGGCGGTCTGGCGCTACAACTTCACCTGTCGGCCCAGGTGGCTGGCACCGCTCGCCGAACGGATCGGCGTGCTCGTGCTGCAGCGGGACATCGACCGGCGCATCGCAGGGTTCGCGCGCGGCTGCTCCGACCCGGTGGTGCTGGCGCACGTGGCGGGGACCCCCGCGGCCTGA
- a CDS encoding potassium transporter Kup — translation MTETRASSQSSDHPSGGHDSQPGDAGPGDDATHPAKAAQRPTSREAPGRRGKAGLALAALGVVFGDIGTSPLYSMRTVFSVDGGIVRPVPEDVYGVISLLFWSITIVVSIKYVLVLMRVDNHGEGGVMALAALARRLHANRPGGTTVFLIIGIVGVSLFYGDSVITPAVSVLSAVEGLGTAAPSVEHLIVPIAAVILIGLFIVQRFGTAKVGASFGPVMLLWFVVIALAGIPRIVEHPGVLQGLSPTWAIAFLFAHPFITFIAMGAVVLAITGAEALYADMGHFGRMPILRAWFFVVFPALVCNYLGQAALVLEDPTATKDPFFLLFPNWAQLPVVILATAATVIASQAVISGAFSLTRQAVQLGLLPPLTIRQTSKREGGQVYLPAVNLLLFIGVMAIMLAFRSSAALATAYGVSVTGALVVDTLLLLVVVKPLWRWATWKLVTVAVVFGGLELTFLAGNLSKVLHGGWVPLLIALAVITLMTTWHRGRQLVQIERRKREGSLAEFIETVNADHIPRVPGIAVFPHPNKETTPLALRANVEHNGVVHQRVIIVSVLTANVPHVALEEAFRRDELGYDDDGIDHITITFGFSDDQDLPAAMRAACAGGVIDLSQEDMSKASYFISRGALRTGAGKGGMVSWRRKLFVAMAHNAADPAARFGLPLRRTVTMGSDVEV, via the coding sequence GTGACCGAGACCCGCGCCTCGTCGCAGTCGTCAGACCACCCCTCGGGTGGGCACGACTCCCAGCCCGGTGACGCCGGCCCCGGCGACGACGCCACGCACCCCGCCAAGGCCGCGCAGCGGCCCACCAGCCGGGAGGCCCCGGGTCGCCGTGGCAAGGCCGGTCTCGCCCTCGCGGCGCTCGGCGTCGTGTTCGGCGACATCGGCACCAGCCCGCTCTACTCGATGCGCACCGTGTTCAGCGTCGACGGCGGCATCGTCCGACCCGTCCCGGAGGACGTGTACGGCGTCATCTCGCTGCTCTTCTGGTCGATCACCATCGTCGTGTCGATCAAGTACGTGCTCGTGCTGATGCGCGTCGACAACCACGGTGAGGGCGGGGTGATGGCGCTCGCCGCACTCGCCCGACGCCTGCACGCCAACCGGCCCGGCGGCACGACGGTGTTCCTGATCATCGGCATCGTCGGCGTCTCGCTGTTCTACGGCGACTCCGTGATCACCCCGGCGGTGTCGGTGTTGTCCGCGGTCGAGGGCCTGGGTACCGCTGCCCCGTCGGTCGAGCACCTCATCGTGCCGATCGCGGCCGTGATCCTCATCGGGCTGTTCATCGTGCAGCGATTCGGCACCGCGAAGGTCGGCGCCTCGTTCGGCCCCGTCATGCTGCTCTGGTTCGTCGTCATCGCTCTCGCCGGCATCCCGCGCATCGTCGAGCACCCGGGCGTCCTGCAGGGCCTGTCCCCGACGTGGGCGATCGCGTTCCTGTTCGCGCACCCGTTCATCACCTTCATCGCGATGGGCGCCGTCGTCCTCGCCATCACCGGAGCCGAGGCGCTGTACGCCGACATGGGCCACTTCGGGCGGATGCCGATCCTCCGGGCCTGGTTCTTCGTGGTGTTCCCCGCGCTCGTCTGCAACTACCTGGGCCAGGCGGCGCTGGTGCTCGAGGACCCGACCGCCACGAAGGACCCGTTCTTCCTGCTGTTCCCGAACTGGGCGCAGCTGCCCGTCGTGATCCTGGCGACCGCGGCGACCGTGATCGCCAGCCAGGCCGTCATCTCCGGCGCGTTCTCGCTGACCCGTCAGGCCGTGCAGCTCGGACTGCTGCCGCCGCTGACCATCCGCCAGACCTCGAAGCGCGAGGGCGGCCAGGTCTACCTGCCGGCCGTCAACCTGCTGCTCTTCATCGGCGTCATGGCGATCATGCTGGCGTTCCGGTCGTCGGCTGCACTCGCCACCGCGTACGGCGTCTCCGTCACCGGTGCCCTGGTCGTCGACACCCTGCTGCTGCTCGTCGTCGTCAAGCCGCTCTGGCGCTGGGCGACCTGGAAGCTCGTCACCGTCGCCGTGGTGTTCGGCGGCCTGGAGCTGACCTTCCTCGCGGGCAACCTGTCGAAGGTCCTGCACGGCGGATGGGTGCCGCTGCTCATCGCCCTCGCCGTGATCACCCTGATGACGACGTGGCACCGCGGCCGGCAGCTCGTGCAGATCGAGCGGCGGAAGCGTGAGGGCTCGCTCGCCGAGTTCATCGAGACCGTCAACGCCGACCACATCCCGCGCGTCCCGGGCATCGCCGTGTTCCCGCACCCGAACAAGGAGACGACCCCGCTCGCACTCCGGGCGAACGTCGAGCACAACGGCGTCGTGCACCAGCGGGTCATCATCGTGTCCGTCCTCACCGCGAACGTGCCGCACGTGGCGCTGGAGGAGGCCTTCCGTCGCGACGAGCTCGGCTACGACGACGACGGCATCGACCACATCACCATCACGTTCGGGTTCTCCGACGACCAGGACCTGCCCGCCGCGATGCGTGCCGCGTGTGCCGGTGGCGTGATCGACCTGTCGCAGGAGGACATGTCGAAGGCGTCGTACTTCATCTCGCGCGGCGCACTCCGGACCGGGGCGGGCAAGGGCGGCATGGTGTCGTGGCGGCGGAAGCTGTTCGTCGCGATGGCGCACAACGCTGCCGACCCGGCCGCGCGGTTCGGGCTGCCGCTCCGCCGCACGGTGACGATGGGCAGCGACGTCGAGGTCTGA
- a CDS encoding sensor histidine kinase has product MATAEPRRSAPEAAPASVSPASVSPAPAPAGRPRALWVVALVTFAVALALMLALPPLDAADPDPVGPVSRYPAVASAAWTILSLGLAAQSAGLLLARRAPRTMLVVAAAIPIAVAALAPRSFDLFGLTTLPVVVAVVLVALRVPLARLWPALAAASVLVVTGGAVLWALNAGGFRADFVQGLTGSIGQGVLQAVGAIGLPLLITLVVLSRREVRAARTAEATAVDREADARIDAAVSRERAAMARELHDIAAHHLSGIALMSAVIDRQIDTDPERAHEGVRQVREQSTAVLEDLRRLVGLLRDDSPAERAVETVAGVVDLVERARFRSDVRLDVLPAAAGPRASRPLGDGVGPLAQLAAYRTVQEALANAALHAPGAPCTVTIDDRADDHLAIRVENGPATVPAVGSTPAGGNGLRGMRERAELVGASLQVGPTDAGGWTVSLRLGREDLPTPAPPVTDADTAARPATDATEGPR; this is encoded by the coding sequence ATGGCAACCGCTGAGCCGCGCCGGAGTGCGCCCGAGGCGGCGCCCGCGTCCGTGTCGCCTGCGTCCGTGTCGCCTGCGCCCGCGCCGGCCGGCCGGCCCCGCGCGCTCTGGGTCGTCGCGCTCGTCACCTTCGCGGTCGCCCTCGCGCTGATGCTCGCCCTGCCGCCGCTCGACGCCGCCGATCCGGACCCGGTCGGCCCTGTCTCCCGCTACCCGGCCGTCGCCAGCGCGGCGTGGACGATCCTGTCGCTCGGCCTCGCCGCCCAGTCCGCCGGGTTGCTCCTGGCCCGACGGGCGCCGCGCACCATGCTCGTCGTCGCGGCGGCGATCCCGATCGCGGTCGCGGCGCTCGCCCCGCGGTCGTTCGACCTGTTCGGCCTCACCACCCTGCCGGTGGTCGTCGCCGTCGTGCTGGTCGCGCTGCGGGTCCCGCTCGCCCGGCTGTGGCCCGCGCTCGCTGCAGCGTCCGTCCTGGTCGTCACCGGGGGAGCGGTGTTGTGGGCGCTGAACGCGGGCGGCTTCCGCGCCGACTTCGTCCAGGGCCTGACCGGCTCGATCGGGCAGGGCGTCCTGCAGGCCGTCGGCGCGATCGGGCTGCCGCTCCTGATCACCCTGGTCGTGCTGTCCCGCCGCGAGGTCCGCGCCGCCCGCACCGCAGAGGCCACCGCCGTCGACCGGGAGGCCGACGCCCGCATCGACGCCGCGGTCTCCCGCGAACGCGCCGCCATGGCCCGGGAGCTGCACGACATCGCCGCCCACCACCTGTCCGGCATCGCCCTGATGTCCGCCGTCATCGACCGCCAGATCGACACCGACCCCGAGCGTGCCCACGAGGGGGTCCGCCAGGTCCGGGAGCAGAGCACCGCCGTGCTCGAGGACCTGCGCCGCCTGGTCGGCCTGCTCCGCGACGACAGCCCCGCCGAGCGCGCGGTCGAGACCGTCGCCGGGGTCGTCGACCTGGTCGAACGGGCCCGGTTCCGCAGCGACGTCCGACTCGACGTCCTGCCAGCGGCGGCCGGCCCCCGTGCGTCGCGCCCGCTCGGCGACGGCGTCGGACCGCTCGCCCAGCTCGCCGCCTACCGCACCGTCCAGGAGGCCCTCGCCAACGCCGCCCTGCACGCCCCCGGAGCGCCGTGCACCGTCACGATCGACGACCGCGCCGACGACCACCTCGCGATCCGCGTCGAGAACGGGCCGGCCACCGTCCCCGCGGTCGGCAGCACGCCGGCGGGGGGAAACGGGCTGCGAGGCATGCGTGAGCGGGCAGAACTGGTGGGGGCGAGCCTCCAGGTCGGTCCGACGGACGCCGGCGGCTGGACCGTCAGCCTGCGTCTCGGCCGGGAGGACCTGCCCACCCCCGCCCCGCCGGTCACGGACGCGGACACCGCGGCCCGACCCGCGACCGACGCCACGGAAGGCCCCCGATGA
- a CDS encoding arsenate reductase/protein-tyrosine-phosphatase family protein, with amino-acid sequence MRILFVCSGNICRSPLGAQVLQERLGPAASAHVIESAGTIADDGAVMDGAAAAQSVRLGGHPEAHRSRYLTERIAGSADLVLTAERSHRSAAVQLAPRAAKRAFTIKQFARVLDGLEPGDLADVHSPEALVERVARLRGTVPPPADPADDDVDDPYRRAESTHVRVADEIDTALTTIADALRAVS; translated from the coding sequence ATGCGGATCCTCTTCGTCTGCAGCGGCAACATCTGTCGGTCGCCGCTCGGTGCCCAGGTGCTCCAGGAGCGTCTCGGTCCGGCCGCGTCCGCGCACGTCATCGAGTCGGCCGGCACCATCGCCGACGACGGTGCCGTGATGGACGGTGCCGCGGCCGCGCAGTCGGTGCGCCTCGGGGGACACCCGGAGGCGCACCGCTCCCGGTACCTGACCGAGCGGATCGCCGGGTCCGCCGACCTGGTGCTGACGGCCGAGCGCTCCCACCGGTCCGCGGCCGTGCAGCTCGCACCCCGGGCCGCCAAGCGGGCGTTCACGATCAAGCAGTTCGCGCGGGTGCTCGACGGTCTCGAGCCCGGCGACCTGGCGGACGTGCACTCGCCCGAGGCCCTGGTCGAACGGGTCGCCCGGCTGCGCGGGACCGTGCCGCCGCCCGCCGACCCGGCGGACGACGACGTGGACGACCCCTACCGTCGCGCGGAGTCCACGCACGTGCGGGTCGCGGACGAGATCGACACCGCACTGACGACGATCGCGGACGCCCTGCGCGCGGTGTCCTGA
- a CDS encoding type II CAAX endopeptidase family protein — translation MTNTIEARSTTGTPRQDRRGVRGVITRHPLLTFFTLALGLSWLAWVPYILSPHGVGVWDLHFPEVLGTAQFSGVLPGALLGPLGSAFIVTAVADGRTGLRRWVGRLFRWRVAWYWYALALVVVPGLVVVSAIPFAGGDVHAPSALALSALVPGLVIQLFSTGLSEEPGWRDFALPRLQHRFGGLGAAAVLGPIWALWHMPLYLSDWGGWPDAHWSEPVVFALFTITFNVVMVQVFNKTGESLPLAMLLHVGLNNTISSLFPEMYPSMTGGTLMIGLTIMSTVAAVVLLVVTRGRLGYDPARRALPIDAPIPSRATTSLVGSHDGNR, via the coding sequence ATGACGAACACCATCGAAGCCCGGTCGACGACCGGCACCCCGCGGCAGGACCGCCGCGGCGTCCGGGGCGTGATCACGCGGCACCCCCTGCTGACCTTCTTCACCCTCGCCCTCGGCCTGAGCTGGCTGGCCTGGGTGCCGTACATCCTGTCGCCGCACGGCGTGGGCGTGTGGGACCTCCACTTCCCCGAGGTCCTGGGCACCGCCCAGTTCAGCGGCGTCCTGCCCGGCGCCCTGCTCGGCCCGCTGGGCAGCGCGTTCATCGTGACCGCGGTCGCCGACGGTCGCACCGGCCTCCGCCGCTGGGTGGGACGGCTGTTCCGCTGGCGGGTCGCCTGGTACTGGTACGCGCTGGCGCTCGTCGTCGTGCCGGGCCTGGTCGTCGTCTCGGCGATCCCGTTCGCCGGCGGGGACGTGCACGCCCCCTCCGCCCTGGCGCTCTCGGCCCTGGTGCCCGGACTGGTCATCCAGCTGTTCTCCACCGGCCTGAGCGAGGAGCCCGGCTGGCGCGACTTCGCCCTGCCCCGCCTGCAGCACCGCTTCGGTGGACTCGGTGCCGCCGCGGTCCTCGGTCCGATCTGGGCGCTGTGGCACATGCCGCTCTACCTCAGCGACTGGGGCGGATGGCCGGACGCGCACTGGAGCGAACCGGTCGTGTTCGCCCTCTTCACGATCACGTTCAACGTCGTGATGGTCCAGGTGTTCAACAAGACCGGCGAGAGCCTGCCCCTGGCCATGCTGCTGCACGTCGGGCTGAACAACACGATCTCGTCGCTGTTCCCCGAGATGTACCCGAGCATGACCGGCGGCACGCTGATGATCGGCCTGACGATCATGTCGACCGTCGCCGCCGTGGTGCTGCTCGTCGTCACCCGCGGCCGACTCGGCTACGACCCGGCGCGTCGGGCGCTGCCGATCGACGCCCCGATCCCGTCGCGTGCCACCACGAGCCTCGTAGGATCGCACGATGGCAACCGCTGA
- a CDS encoding response regulator: MTDTTPDGPTIRVLVADDQPLVRAGVSALLDAEPDIEVVAVAADGGQALELARSTRPDVAVLDIRMPVRNGIEVARELCRPDADPAVPALMLTTFDMDDLVFGALEAGASGFLLKDAEPDVIIGAVRQVAAGNGTLDQALTRRVLREFASRRSLQPVTGDRVDGVLTARERDVLLLLAQGMSNEEIAASLVVEVSTVKSHLARMLPKLGVRSRLQAVVWAYQNRIVTVPEPDA, translated from the coding sequence ATGACCGACACGACGCCCGACGGCCCGACGATCCGCGTCCTTGTCGCCGACGACCAGCCCCTCGTCCGCGCCGGCGTCTCCGCCCTGCTCGACGCGGAACCGGACATCGAGGTGGTGGCCGTCGCCGCCGACGGGGGCCAGGCCCTCGAGCTCGCCCGGAGCACCCGGCCGGACGTGGCGGTCCTCGACATCCGGATGCCGGTCCGGAACGGCATCGAGGTCGCCCGCGAGCTCTGCCGGCCCGACGCCGACCCGGCCGTGCCCGCGCTCATGCTCACCACGTTCGACATGGACGACCTGGTGTTCGGCGCCCTCGAGGCCGGGGCGTCCGGGTTCCTCCTCAAGGACGCCGAACCCGACGTCATCATCGGTGCGGTGCGGCAGGTCGCGGCCGGCAACGGCACCCTCGACCAGGCCCTCACCCGGCGGGTGCTCCGCGAGTTCGCCTCCCGCCGGAGCCTGCAGCCCGTCACCGGGGACCGGGTCGACGGCGTCCTCACCGCCCGCGAACGCGACGTGCTGCTGCTGCTCGCCCAGGGGATGTCGAACGAGGAGATCGCTGCGTCGCTCGTCGTCGAGGTCTCCACGGTGAAGTCGCACCTGGCGCGCATGCTGCCGAAACTCGGCGTCCGGTCGCGCCTGCAGGCCGTCGTCTGGGCCTACCAGAACCGGATCGTCACCGTCCCGGAACCGGACGCGTAG
- the pip gene encoding prolyl aminopeptidase, whose protein sequence is MRQLHPPIEPNRTGMLDVGDGQQVYWEECGAPDGKPVVFLHGGPGAGCSPDHRRLFDPARYRIVLFDQRNCGRSLPHAGDPTTDLSTNTTWNLVGDIERLREHLGIDAWQVFGGSWGSALALAYAETHPERVTELVLRGIFTLRPSEIDWFYEGGAANVLPDLWEGYLAPLAPEERLPGGLVRVFERLLADPDPAVHGPAAVAWASWEAASITLLPRPDLVARYADPTYALAFARIENHYFTHDGWFEDSQLIRDADRLRDIPTVIVQGRYDMCTPAVTAWDLHRALPSAEFRLIDDAGHAFDEPGILDALLETTDRFAGSGSASAG, encoded by the coding sequence GTGCGCCAGCTCCACCCACCGATCGAACCGAACCGAACCGGCATGCTCGACGTCGGCGACGGCCAGCAGGTGTACTGGGAGGAGTGCGGCGCTCCCGACGGCAAGCCCGTCGTCTTCCTGCACGGCGGGCCCGGGGCCGGCTGCTCCCCCGACCACCGCCGCCTGTTCGACCCGGCCCGCTACCGGATCGTCCTGTTCGACCAGCGCAACTGCGGCCGGAGCCTGCCGCACGCCGGCGACCCGACCACGGACCTGTCGACGAACACGACGTGGAACCTGGTCGGCGACATCGAGCGGCTGCGCGAGCACCTGGGGATCGACGCGTGGCAGGTGTTCGGCGGCTCGTGGGGGTCCGCGCTGGCCCTGGCGTACGCCGAGACGCACCCGGAGCGGGTCACCGAACTCGTGCTCCGCGGGATCTTCACGCTGCGGCCGAGCGAGATCGACTGGTTCTACGAGGGGGGTGCCGCGAACGTGCTGCCCGACCTGTGGGAGGGGTACCTCGCTCCCCTGGCGCCCGAGGAACGACTGCCCGGCGGCCTGGTCCGCGTGTTCGAGCGGCTGCTCGCCGACCCGGACCCCGCCGTGCACGGCCCCGCGGCGGTCGCCTGGGCCAGCTGGGAGGCGGCCTCGATCACGCTGCTGCCCCGCCCGGACCTGGTCGCCCGGTACGCGGACCCGACGTACGCGCTGGCGTTCGCCCGGATCGAGAACCACTACTTCACCCACGACGGGTGGTTCGAGGACAGCCAGCTGATCCGCGACGCCGACCGGCTGCGGGACATCCCGACCGTCATCGTGCAGGGGCGCTACGACATGTGCACCCCGGCGGTCACCGCGTGGGACCTGCACCGGGCGCTGCCGTCGGCGGAGTTCCGGCTGATCGACGACGCCGGGCACGCGTTCGACGAGCCGGGGATCCTCGACGCGCTGCTCGAGACGACGGACCGGTTCGCCGGGTCGGGTTCGGCGTCGGCGGGCTGA
- a CDS encoding adenylosuccinate synthase yields MPAAVIIGAQWGDEGKGKATDLLGSRIDYVVKFNGGNNAGHTVVVGGEKYALHLLPSGILTPGVTPVIGNGVVVDLEVLFQELDALKARGVDVSKLRVSANAHVITHYHRTIDKVTERFLGKRQIGTTGRGIGPTYADKINRVGIRIQDIFDENILRQKVEAALDQKNHLLVKVFNRRAIDAEEVVESLLSFADRLRPMVADTALEIHRALERGETVLFEAGQATMLDVDHGTYPFVTSSSATAGGAATGSGIGPGKLERIIGIVKAYTTRVGAGPFPTELFDESGEFLRANGFEFGTTTGRPRRCGWYDAPIARYTARINGVTDFVLTKLDVLTGLETIPVCVAYEVDGERVDEVPVSQSDFHHAKPVYQEFPGWTEDITGVRTFEDLPKNAQDYVLAVEAMSGARISAIGVGPGRDAIVVRHDLLGQG; encoded by the coding sequence ATGCCCGCAGCAGTCATCATCGGCGCCCAGTGGGGCGACGAGGGCAAGGGGAAGGCCACCGACCTCCTCGGCTCCCGCATCGACTACGTCGTGAAGTTCAACGGCGGCAACAACGCCGGACACACGGTCGTCGTCGGCGGCGAGAAGTACGCGTTGCACCTGCTGCCCTCGGGCATCCTGACGCCGGGCGTCACCCCGGTCATCGGCAACGGCGTCGTCGTCGACCTCGAGGTCCTGTTCCAGGAGCTCGACGCGCTGAAGGCCCGCGGCGTCGACGTGTCGAAGCTCCGCGTCTCGGCGAACGCCCACGTCATCACGCACTACCACCGCACCATCGACAAGGTGACGGAGCGCTTCCTCGGCAAGCGCCAGATCGGCACGACCGGTCGCGGCATCGGCCCGACCTACGCCGACAAGATCAACCGCGTCGGCATCCGGATCCAGGACATCTTCGACGAGAACATCCTGCGGCAGAAGGTCGAGGCAGCACTCGACCAGAAGAACCACCTGCTGGTGAAGGTATTCAACCGCCGGGCGATCGACGCCGAAGAGGTCGTCGAGTCGCTGCTGTCCTTCGCCGACCGGCTCCGGCCGATGGTCGCGGACACGGCCCTCGAGATCCACCGGGCACTCGAACGCGGTGAGACCGTCCTGTTCGAGGCCGGCCAGGCCACCATGCTCGACGTCGACCACGGCACCTACCCGTTCGTGACGTCCTCGTCCGCGACGGCCGGTGGCGCCGCGACCGGCTCGGGCATCGGCCCGGGCAAGCTCGAGCGCATCATCGGCATCGTCAAGGCGTACACGACCCGCGTCGGCGCCGGCCCGTTCCCGACCGAGCTGTTCGACGAGTCGGGGGAGTTCCTCCGCGCCAACGGCTTCGAGTTCGGCACCACCACCGGGCGTCCGCGTCGCTGTGGCTGGTACGACGCCCCGATCGCCCGGTACACGGCGCGCATCAACGGTGTCACCGACTTCGTGCTCACCAAGCTCGACGTCCTGACCGGGCTCGAGACGATCCCGGTCTGCGTCGCGTACGAGGTCGACGGCGAGCGTGTGGACGAGGTCCCGGTGTCGCAGTCGGACTTCCACCACGCCAAGCCGGTGTACCAGGAGTTCCCCGGTTGGACCGAGGACATCACCGGCGTGCGTACCTTCGAGGACCTGCCGAAGAACGCGCAGGACTACGTGCTGGCGGTCGAGGCGATGTCCGGCGCACGGATCTCGGCGATCGGTGTCGGTCCGGGCCGCGACGCGATCGTCGTCCGGCACGACCTGCTCGGCCAGGGCTGA